Below is a window of Staphylococcus succinus DNA.
TAATTTTATCGTCTCTAATATTAAGGCATAAATTGCAAAGTTAAACGCCTATTGAATCATTGATAATATTCATATTAAAAAAGCAGTTGGATGAATTAATCATCTAACTGCTTTTTCGTGTCAAAATTTATTATAAAAGCCGATTTTACAATGTAAAACCGGCTTTTATATTTCACGTTGTCTCGCAACGTTAGTCTTTTACGGGCATATAAAAGGGGATATTTATGAAAATGATCATTCCAATTAAGAACAAAATATGTGTGGGGGGGAATGTCTTAGTTTGGAATTGAGAATCACTTTCAATTACATTATACATCATTGAGAATCATTGTCAATTAGAAAGAGAAAATTTATTTATTTCGTCTTTCTTACCATATAAACACTGGTCTCAAATGATATGTTCTAATCATAAATGATATTCATTCTCATTTCAAGTGATTACAAAATTATAAATCAACAAAATATTTACATTTTCGTCAGATGACTTTCTACATTATACATTTTCCTTTAATATAGAAATTGAGGTGCAGCTAATGACTAAAATATTAATAGTAGAAGATGAGCAAAATCTTGCTCGTTTTATAGAACTTGAATTAGAACATGAAAATTATTCTGTAGATATCGAATATGATGGACGCCCTGGTTTAGAAAAAGCATTATCAAATACTTATGATCTTATACTTTTAGATTTAATGCTTCCCAATATAAATGGCTTAGAAATATGTAGGCAAATCAGGCAAAAGCAAACCACACCCATAATAATTATCACTGCCAAAAGTGACACTTATGATAAAGTAGCAGGATTAGATTATGGAGCTGATGATTATATTGTTAAACCATTTGATATTGAAGAACTATTGGCAAGAATCAGAGCAATGTTACGTCGACAACCGAAAAAAAATGTCATTGATATTAGAGGTATCATTATAGATAAAGATGCATTTAAGGTTACTGTTGATAGTGAATCACTAGATCTAACTAAAACCGAATATGACTTACTATATCTACTAGCTGAGAACAAAAACCATGTCTTGCAAAGAGAACAAATTATTGCAGATGTCTGGGGCTATGATAGTGAGGTAGAGACAAATGTTGTTGATGTATATATCCGTTATTTAAGAAATAAACTAAGACCCTATGGTAAAGAAAAATATATTGAAACAGTTCGTGGGGTTGGGTATGTGATTAGAGAGTGAAACAAAGAAAATTAAGAACTAAATGGATGATGATTACTACAACAATTACGTTTTTAACCATTTTTTTCTTTAGTTTAATCATCATATTTTTTCTAAGTAATTCTTTACGTCACAATGAATTAAACGAAGCAGAACGGACTTCTCAGGATATTGCTAAACTTATAGAAACAAAACGTTTTGAAGAAATCACACCACTAGACTTAAATGCTTCACTTGGTACTTTTCAGAAAGTTATTATATATAATGATCAAGGCAGCAAAATAACTGAAACATCTAATGATCATTCTATTAATTTTTCGCCGGATTTATCCACAAAAGATACAGATCATATTGCCGTAAAAAAGAACCATAATACTAATTATTTGGTATTAACTAGACATATAGATACACCAAAGTTCCAAGGGTATAGTGTAATCATTCATTCTTTAGAAGATTACAACATGCTTGTAAACTCTTTATACTTTATCGCACTCATTTTTGGAATCATTGCAACATTTATTACTGCTATTATTAGTTACTTTTTTTCATCACAAATTACAAAACCGTTATTGTTGATGTCGAATAAAATGCAACAAATTCGTAGAGATGGTTTCCAAGAAAAAGTAGAACTCACTACGAATTATGAAGAAACGGATAATTTAATTGTTACTTTTAATGCAATGATGTTCCAATTAGAAGAATCATTTAACCAACAACGCCAATTTGTAGAAGATGCTTCACATGAATTACGTACACCACTTCAAATCATTCAAGGGCATTTGAATTTGATTCAAAGATGGGGCAAAAAAGATGCTGCTATATTAGAAGAATCATTAGATATTTCTTTAGAGGAAATGGAAAGAATAACTAAATTGGTTGAGGAATTGCTCTTGCTAACTAAAGACAACACAAATAGTACAGCAAGTGAACAGGAAAATGTTGAAATTAATCAAGAAATTGCTTCGCGTATAAAATCGTTAGAACAACTTCACTATGATTACACATTTGACTTTAATGCTTATCCTAAAGCACTTAATATAAATATTGATCGTTACCAATTAGAACAAGTACTGATTATTTTTATAGACAATGCAATGAAGTATGACCAAATCAATAAACACATAGAAATTCAAACCAACCTTAGAAATAAACAAATATCTATTGAAATCACTGATCACGGCGTAGGTATTCCCAAAGAAGACATTGATTTTATATTTGATCGCTTTTATAGGGTGGATAAATCACGTTCTCGTAAACTAGGTGGTAACGGACTAGGTTTATCTATAGCAAAAAAAATCATTGAACTTAACAATGGTACAATCCACGTAGAAAGTGAACTAGGAAAGTATACAACGTTTAAAATTACATTTTAATGCTTATTTTTAAATATTATATCCTACACTATTATATAAAAGATAAAAAAAGCAGTCCTATTTTAAATTAGGGGCTGCTTTTTTCTTATATCTAGGCTATTGGCACTTTAATTTGAGGATATTTAATGATATTATTGATTTGTAAGCGTTTCAACTATTTTGTGGAGGGTGTAATATGAGCAACGAAAAACAGGTTTCCGAGGCACCTGTAAATTTCGGGGCAAATCTTGGATATGTTTTAGATTTATATGATATATATCTAAATGATCCAGCTTCAGTCCCTGAAGATTTACAAGTCCTATTTAGTACAATTAAAAACGGTGAAGCTAACATCGCACCAAAAGCTGATGGTCAAACTACTGTGACTAAAGGTGATAGCACTATCAAACGTGTTATGAGATTGATAGATAATATTCGTCAATACGGGCATTTATTGGCAGATATTTATCCAGTCAATAGACCATCAAGAGAACACGTTCCAAAATTAAATATTGAAGACTTCAATTTAGACCAAGAGACGCTTGAGTCTATCTCAGCTGGCATAGTGTCTGAGCATTTTAAAGATATCTATGACAACGCTTATGAAGCCATTGTTCGTATGGAAAAACGTTATAAAGGGCCAATTGCTTTTGAGTATACACATATCAATAACAACAAAGAACGTGTATGGTTAAAACGTCGAATTGAAACTCCATACAAAGCAATATTAAATGACAAACAAAAAATTGAACTATTTAAAAATTTAGCTCATGTTGAAGGATTTGAAAAATATTTACACAAAAACTTCGTAGGAGCAAAACGTTTCTCTATCGAGGGTGTAGATACATTAGTACCTATGCTACAACAAACATTAAAGCTAGCAAGTGATGAAGGTATACAAAATATTCAAATCGGTATGGCTCACCGTGGTAGATTAAATGTCTTAACACATGTATTAGAGAAGCCATATGAAATGATGATTTCTGAATTTATGCATACTGATCCAATGAAATTCTTACCACAAGATGGAAGTTTAAAATTAACTTCTGGTTGGTCTGGCGATGTTAAATATCATCTTGGCGGCGTGAAAACGACTCAGTCTTACGGCATAGAACAACAGATATCTCTAGCTAATAATCCGAGTCATTTAGAAATTGTTGCACCTGTAGTACTTGGTAAAACACGTGCAACACAAGATAATACGGAGCAGTCTGGTGAGGTTTCTACGGAATTCCAGAAATCTATGCCTATATTAATTCATGGTGATGCTGCTTATCCTGGACAAGGTATTAACTTTGAAGCAATGAATTTAGGTAATCTAGATGGTTATTCTACTGGTGGTTCATTGCATATTATTACAAATAATAGAATTGGTTTTACTACTGAACCCAATGATGGTCGCTCTACAACATACTCATCAGATGTTGCTAAAGGGTATGATGTACCTATCATGCATGTCAATGCAGATAATGTTGAAGCAACTATAGAGGCTATAGAAATTGCAATGGCATTTAGAAAAGAATTCCACAAGGATGTTGTCATTGACCTAGTTGGTTATCGTCGCTATGGACACAATGAAATGGATGAACCATCCATAACAAACCCATTGCAATATCATGAAATACGTGAACATGAATCTGTAGATATTTTATATGGCAAACAACTTGTAAGTGAAAATATTATATCTGAAGACCAAATGAATACTATATTTGATGACGTTCAAAAAACATTACGTACTGCTCATGATAAAATTGATAAAAACGATAAGATGGATAACCCAGACATGCAAAAACCAGAAAGTCTAGCTGAACCTATACAAACTAAAGATACAAACTTAAGTTTTGATAACCTTAAGAAAATAAATGATGCGATGCTTTCATATCCATCAGATTTTAAAGTGTTGAAAAAACTTAACAAAGTATTAGAAAAACGTAATGAACCATTTGAAAGCGAAGAAGGTTTAGTTGATTGGGCACAAGCAGAACAGTTAGCATTTGCTACTATCACACAAAATGGCACACCTATTCGTTTAACTGGTCAAGATAGTGAACGTGGTACTTTCAGTCACCGTCATGCAGTATTACACGATCCTGATACAGGTGATAAATATGTACCTCTCCATCATGTACCAAACCAAAAGGCGACTTTTGAAGTACGCAATTCACCATTATCAGAAGCTGCAGTAGTTGGTTTTGAGTATGGTTATAACGTTCAAAATAAATCCTGTATGACTATATGGGAAGCCCAGTATGGCGATTTTTCAAATATGGCTCAAATGATTTTTGATAACTTCTTATTTAGTTCTAGAGCTAAATGGGGCGAACGCTCAGGTCTTACTTTATTCCTACCACATTCATTTGAAGGACAAGGTCCAGAACATTCATCTGCGCGTTTAGAAAGATTTTTACAACTTGCAGGCGAAAATAATGCGACGATTGTTAATTTATCTAGTTCTAGTAATTATTATCATTTATTACGTGCGCAAGCAGCGAATTTAGGTACTGAGTCAATGAGACCTTTAGTTGTAATGTCACCAAAGAGTTTATTACGTAATAAAACAGTTGCAGATCCAATCAGCAAATTTACTACTGGTAAATTCGAAGCGATTTTACCAGAAAATCATGAAAAAGACACTGTGAAAAAAGTTATTTTAGCTTCCGGTAAAATGTTTATCGATTTAAAAGAATATCTAGCTAAACATCCAAATGATTCTATTCTCATAGTAGCAGTTGAAAGATTGTATCCATTCCCTGTTGCTGAAGTCGAAGCATTATTAAATGAACTGCCTAATGTCGAAAATGTAGCTTGGGTTCAAGAAGAACCTAAAAATCAGGGCGCATGGTCATTCGTTTATCCGTATCTAAAAGAATTAACTACTG
It encodes the following:
- a CDS encoding response regulator transcription factor: MTKILIVEDEQNLARFIELELEHENYSVDIEYDGRPGLEKALSNTYDLILLDLMLPNINGLEICRQIRQKQTTPIIIITAKSDTYDKVAGLDYGADDYIVKPFDIEELLARIRAMLRRQPKKNVIDIRGIIIDKDAFKVTVDSESLDLTKTEYDLLYLLAENKNHVLQREQIIADVWGYDSEVETNVVDVYIRYLRNKLRPYGKEKYIETVRGVGYVIRE
- a CDS encoding HAMP domain-containing sensor histidine kinase; amino-acid sequence: MKQRKLRTKWMMITTTITFLTIFFFSLIIIFFLSNSLRHNELNEAERTSQDIAKLIETKRFEEITPLDLNASLGTFQKVIIYNDQGSKITETSNDHSINFSPDLSTKDTDHIAVKKNHNTNYLVLTRHIDTPKFQGYSVIIHSLEDYNMLVNSLYFIALIFGIIATFITAIISYFFSSQITKPLLLMSNKMQQIRRDGFQEKVELTTNYEETDNLIVTFNAMMFQLEESFNQQRQFVEDASHELRTPLQIIQGHLNLIQRWGKKDAAILEESLDISLEEMERITKLVEELLLLTKDNTNSTASEQENVEINQEIASRIKSLEQLHYDYTFDFNAYPKALNINIDRYQLEQVLIIFIDNAMKYDQINKHIEIQTNLRNKQISIEITDHGVGIPKEDIDFIFDRFYRVDKSRSRKLGGNGLGLSIAKKIIELNNGTIHVESELGKYTTFKITF
- a CDS encoding 2-oxoglutarate dehydrogenase E1 component; translated protein: MSNEKQVSEAPVNFGANLGYVLDLYDIYLNDPASVPEDLQVLFSTIKNGEANIAPKADGQTTVTKGDSTIKRVMRLIDNIRQYGHLLADIYPVNRPSREHVPKLNIEDFNLDQETLESISAGIVSEHFKDIYDNAYEAIVRMEKRYKGPIAFEYTHINNNKERVWLKRRIETPYKAILNDKQKIELFKNLAHVEGFEKYLHKNFVGAKRFSIEGVDTLVPMLQQTLKLASDEGIQNIQIGMAHRGRLNVLTHVLEKPYEMMISEFMHTDPMKFLPQDGSLKLTSGWSGDVKYHLGGVKTTQSYGIEQQISLANNPSHLEIVAPVVLGKTRATQDNTEQSGEVSTEFQKSMPILIHGDAAYPGQGINFEAMNLGNLDGYSTGGSLHIITNNRIGFTTEPNDGRSTTYSSDVAKGYDVPIMHVNADNVEATIEAIEIAMAFRKEFHKDVVIDLVGYRRYGHNEMDEPSITNPLQYHEIREHESVDILYGKQLVSENIISEDQMNTIFDDVQKTLRTAHDKIDKNDKMDNPDMQKPESLAEPIQTKDTNLSFDNLKKINDAMLSYPSDFKVLKKLNKVLEKRNEPFESEEGLVDWAQAEQLAFATITQNGTPIRLTGQDSERGTFSHRHAVLHDPDTGDKYVPLHHVPNQKATFEVRNSPLSEAAVVGFEYGYNVQNKSCMTIWEAQYGDFSNMAQMIFDNFLFSSRAKWGERSGLTLFLPHSFEGQGPEHSSARLERFLQLAGENNATIVNLSSSSNYYHLLRAQAANLGTESMRPLVVMSPKSLLRNKTVADPISKFTTGKFEAILPENHEKDTVKKVILASGKMFIDLKEYLAKHPNDSILIVAVERLYPFPVAEVEALLNELPNVENVAWVQEEPKNQGAWSFVYPYLKELTTDKYDLSYHGRIQRSAPAEGDGEIHKLVQNMILEQSTNIK